One window of Prionailurus bengalensis isolate Pbe53 chromosome B1, Fcat_Pben_1.1_paternal_pri, whole genome shotgun sequence genomic DNA carries:
- the SPRY1 gene encoding protein sprouty homolog 1, whose amino-acid sequence MDPQNQHGSGSSLVVIQQPTLDSRQRLDYEREIQPAAILSLDQIKAIRGSNEYTEGPSVVKRPAPRTAPRQEKHERTHEIIPINVNNNYEHRPTSHLGHAGLLNNARGPILSRSTSTGSAASSGSNSSASSEQGLLGRSPPTRPVPGHRSERAIRTQPKQLIVDDLKGSLKEDLTQHKFICEQCGKCKCGECTAPRTLPSCLACNRQCLCSAESMVEYGTCMCLVKGIFYHCSNDDEGDSYSDNPCSCSQSHCCSRYLCMGAMSLFLPCLLCYPPAKGCLKLCRGCYDWIHRPGCRCKNSNTVYCKLESCPSRGQGKPS is encoded by the coding sequence ATGGATCCCCAAAATCAGCATGGCAGTGGCAGTTCATTAGTTGTGATCCAGCAGCCTACATTGGATAGCCGTCAGAGGTTAGACTATGAGAGAGAAATTCAGCCTGCTGCTATTTTGTCTTTAGACCAGATCAAGGCCATCAGAGGCAGCAATGAATACACAGAAGGGCCATCAGTGGTGAAAAGACCTGCGCCTCGAACAGCACCAAGACAAGAAAAGCATGAAAGGACTCACGAAATCATACCAATTAATGTGAATAACAACTATGAACACAGACCTACAAGCCACCTGGGACATGCAGGACTCTTAAATAATGCCCGAGGCCCCATTTTGAGCAGATCGACCAGCACTGGAAGTGCAGCCAGTTCTGGGAGCAACAGCAGTGCCTCTTCAGAGCAGGGACTGTTAGGAAGGTCACCACCAACCAGACCAGTGCCTGGCCATAGGTCTGAAAGGGCAATCCGGACCCAGCCTAAGCAACTGATTGTTGATGACTTGAAGGGTTCCTTGAAAGAGGACCTGACACAGCACAAGTTTATTTGTGAACAGTGTGGGAAGTGCAAGTGTGGAGAATGCACAGCTCCCAGGACCCTGCCATCCTGTTTGGCCTGCAATCGTCAGTGCCTTTGCTCTGCCGAGAGTATGGTGGAATATGGAACCTGCATGTGCTTAGTCAAGGGCATCTTCTACCACTGCTCCAATGACGATGAAGGGGATTCTTATTCGGATAATCCTTGCTCCTGTTCACAGTCCCACTGCTGCTCTAGGTACCTGTGTATGGGAGCCATGTCTCTATTTTTACCTTGCTTACTCTGTTATCCTCCTGCTAAGGGATGCCTGAAGCTTTGCAGGGGGTGTTATGACTGGATCCATCGCCCAGGATGCAGATGTAAGAACTCCAACACTGTCTATTGTAAGCTGGAGAGCTGCCCCTCCAGGGGTCAGGGTAAACCATCATGA